A genomic segment from Nymphalis io chromosome 15, ilAglIoxx1.1, whole genome shotgun sequence encodes:
- the LOC126773563 gene encoding lysophospholipid acyltransferase 7-like isoform X3, with protein MSEFIYYFSLLVCVSLGSYYKKITDIDMKRNYGTGLGLLLVCLISGHQVYHSALMVWGNIIIIKCCDRRYLHQISLAFTWIYLLYLHLNVTNIYIIWLNQTLALKLVGLAFEMNAVQIRTDAKGISVSKINIRDVDSIPPEPSAADIIAYSYYFIGLHRGPYYRWKIFDDHFNAPFGVLGDCRIITEQKLKKAIVCGLGYLLLRSKYSPELYYEDVFYNIYGADFRYLYNIPQLTMYFLHWQTVMMLCTSVFTEAGFGVYPAKCQPIPGFGPSTHLSFVTLATTSTDVALEEEYNFSMLKCFNIEGLLIGPKMKDTMRSWDMPTRYWFWAYVQKTFIKSNKEVSLDVMVWSNVTSIHNCVYVVGLRSP; from the exons atgtctgaatttatatattatttttccttgTTAGTGTGCGTATCACTTGGtagttattataagaaaataaccGATATAGATATGAAACGCAATTACGGGACAGGGTTAGGCCTGTTATTAGTCTGCTTGATTAGTGGTCATCAGGTGTACCACTCCGCACTTATGGTTTGGGGgaatattatcattatcaaatGCTGTGACAGGCG ATATTTACACCAAATTAGTTTAGCATTCACATGGATATACTTGTTATACCTTCATTTAAATGTAACgaacatttacataatatggCTGAATCAAACATTAGCTTTGAAATTAGTTGGATTAGCTTTCGAAATGAATGCAGTTCAGATAAGGACAGATGCCAAGGGAATTAGCGTGtcgaaaattaatattagagATGTTGACAGCATTCCACCGGAACCCAGTGCAGCTGATATTATTgcgtattcttattattttattggactTCATAGAG gtCCTTATTATAGATGGAAAATTTTCGATGATCATTTCAATGCCCCTTTCGGAGTTTTAGGAGATTGCAGGATTATTACGgaacaaaagttaaaaaaggCTATTGTATGTGGACTTGGATATTTGCTATTGCGCTCAAAATATTCTCCAGAG CTATATTATGAAGACGTATTCTACAATATATATGGAGCTGATTTTCGTTATTTGTACAATATACCGCAATTGACGATGTATTTCCTCCACTGGCAGACGGTCATGATGTTGTGCACTAGTGTCTTTACTGAAGCTGGGTTTGGAGTGTACCCGGCTAAATGTCAACCAATTCCAGGATTTGGACCATCAACTCATTTAAGTTTTGTTACATTGGC GACAACTTCTACGGATGTGGCGCTTGAAGAGGAATACAATTTCTCAATGctaaaatgttttaacattGAAGGGTTGCTGATAGGACCAAAGATGAAGGATACTATGCGTAGTTGGGACATGCCGACACGCTATTGGTTCTGGGCATATGTACAAAAAACCTTCATCAAGTCTAACAAAGAAGTGAG TTTGGACGTTATGGTCTGGTCCAACGTTACCTCAATTCATAATTGCGTCTACGTTGTGGGTTTACGTTCACCTTGA
- the LOC126773563 gene encoding lysophospholipid acyltransferase 7-like isoform X1 — protein MSEFIYYFSLLVCVSLGSYYKKITDIDMKRNYGTGLGLLLVCLISGHQVYHSALMVWGNIIIIKCCDRRYLHQISLAFTWIYLLYLHLNVTNIYIIWLNQTLALKLVGLAFEMNAVQIRTDAKGISVSKINIRDVDSIPPEPSAADIIAYSYYFIGLHRGPYYRWKIFDDHFNAPFGVLGDCRIITEQKLKKAIVCGLGYLLLRSKYSPELYYEDVFYNIYGADFRYLYNIPQLTMYFLHWQTVMMLCTSVFTEAGFGVYPAKCQPIPGFGPSTHLSFVTLATTSTDVALEEEYNFSMLKCFNIEGLLIGPKMKDTMRSWDMPTRYWFWAYVQKTFIKSNKEVRSAFSLLVWTLWSGPTLPQFIIASTLWVYVHLEAEYSVLYDTSGALKLPWDIGFSIMRMFCLLYLTPCFVIKSTDTVLRYYNSIFWVFHLLLIVLMIYSVIVYKTRSAYE, from the exons atgtctgaatttatatattatttttccttgTTAGTGTGCGTATCACTTGGtagttattataagaaaataaccGATATAGATATGAAACGCAATTACGGGACAGGGTTAGGCCTGTTATTAGTCTGCTTGATTAGTGGTCATCAGGTGTACCACTCCGCACTTATGGTTTGGGGgaatattatcattatcaaatGCTGTGACAGGCG ATATTTACACCAAATTAGTTTAGCATTCACATGGATATACTTGTTATACCTTCATTTAAATGTAACgaacatttacataatatggCTGAATCAAACATTAGCTTTGAAATTAGTTGGATTAGCTTTCGAAATGAATGCAGTTCAGATAAGGACAGATGCCAAGGGAATTAGCGTGtcgaaaattaatattagagATGTTGACAGCATTCCACCGGAACCCAGTGCAGCTGATATTATTgcgtattcttattattttattggactTCATAGAG gtCCTTATTATAGATGGAAAATTTTCGATGATCATTTCAATGCCCCTTTCGGAGTTTTAGGAGATTGCAGGATTATTACGgaacaaaagttaaaaaaggCTATTGTATGTGGACTTGGATATTTGCTATTGCGCTCAAAATATTCTCCAGAG CTATATTATGAAGACGTATTCTACAATATATATGGAGCTGATTTTCGTTATTTGTACAATATACCGCAATTGACGATGTATTTCCTCCACTGGCAGACGGTCATGATGTTGTGCACTAGTGTCTTTACTGAAGCTGGGTTTGGAGTGTACCCGGCTAAATGTCAACCAATTCCAGGATTTGGACCATCAACTCATTTAAGTTTTGTTACATTGGC GACAACTTCTACGGATGTGGCGCTTGAAGAGGAATACAATTTCTCAATGctaaaatgttttaacattGAAGGGTTGCTGATAGGACCAAAGATGAAGGATACTATGCGTAGTTGGGACATGCCGACACGCTATTGGTTCTGGGCATATGTACAAAAAACCTTCATCAAGTCTAACAAAGAAGTGAG GAGTGCATTTTCTCTTCTAGTTTGGACGTTATGGTCTGGTCCAACGTTACCTCAATTCATAATTGCGTCTACGTTGTGGGTTTACGTTCACCTTGAGGCCGAGTACAGTGTTTTATACGACACATCTGGCGCA ctAAAGCTTCCATGGGACATCGGATTTTCAATTATGCGTATGTTTTGTCTACTGTACCTTACTCCATGTTTCGTTATTAAAAGTACTGATACCGTCTTAAGGTAttataattccattttttgggtCTTCCATTTGCTCCTAATCGTTTTGATGATTTATTCAGTTATCGTTTATAAAACTAGAAGtgcttatgaataa
- the LOC126773563 gene encoding lysophospholipid acyltransferase 7-like isoform X2, whose product MSEFIYYFSLLVCVSLGSYYKKITDIDMKRNYGTGLGLLLVCLISGHQVYHSALMVWGNIIIIKCCDRRYLHQISLAFTWIYLLYLHLNVTNIYIIWLNQTLALKLVGLAFEMNAVQIRTDAKGISVSKINIRDVDSIPPEPSAADIIAYSYYFIGLHRGPYYRWKIFDDHFNAPFGVLGDCRIITEQKLKKAIVCGLGYLLLRSKYSPETVMMLCTSVFTEAGFGVYPAKCQPIPGFGPSTHLSFVTLATTSTDVALEEEYNFSMLKCFNIEGLLIGPKMKDTMRSWDMPTRYWFWAYVQKTFIKSNKEVRSAFSLLVWTLWSGPTLPQFIIASTLWVYVHLEAEYSVLYDTSGALKLPWDIGFSIMRMFCLLYLTPCFVIKSTDTVLRYYNSIFWVFHLLLIVLMIYSVIVYKTRSAYE is encoded by the exons atgtctgaatttatatattatttttccttgTTAGTGTGCGTATCACTTGGtagttattataagaaaataaccGATATAGATATGAAACGCAATTACGGGACAGGGTTAGGCCTGTTATTAGTCTGCTTGATTAGTGGTCATCAGGTGTACCACTCCGCACTTATGGTTTGGGGgaatattatcattatcaaatGCTGTGACAGGCG ATATTTACACCAAATTAGTTTAGCATTCACATGGATATACTTGTTATACCTTCATTTAAATGTAACgaacatttacataatatggCTGAATCAAACATTAGCTTTGAAATTAGTTGGATTAGCTTTCGAAATGAATGCAGTTCAGATAAGGACAGATGCCAAGGGAATTAGCGTGtcgaaaattaatattagagATGTTGACAGCATTCCACCGGAACCCAGTGCAGCTGATATTATTgcgtattcttattattttattggactTCATAGAG gtCCTTATTATAGATGGAAAATTTTCGATGATCATTTCAATGCCCCTTTCGGAGTTTTAGGAGATTGCAGGATTATTACGgaacaaaagttaaaaaaggCTATTGTATGTGGACTTGGATATTTGCTATTGCGCTCAAAATATTCTCCAGAG ACGGTCATGATGTTGTGCACTAGTGTCTTTACTGAAGCTGGGTTTGGAGTGTACCCGGCTAAATGTCAACCAATTCCAGGATTTGGACCATCAACTCATTTAAGTTTTGTTACATTGGC GACAACTTCTACGGATGTGGCGCTTGAAGAGGAATACAATTTCTCAATGctaaaatgttttaacattGAAGGGTTGCTGATAGGACCAAAGATGAAGGATACTATGCGTAGTTGGGACATGCCGACACGCTATTGGTTCTGGGCATATGTACAAAAAACCTTCATCAAGTCTAACAAAGAAGTGAG GAGTGCATTTTCTCTTCTAGTTTGGACGTTATGGTCTGGTCCAACGTTACCTCAATTCATAATTGCGTCTACGTTGTGGGTTTACGTTCACCTTGAGGCCGAGTACAGTGTTTTATACGACACATCTGGCGCA ctAAAGCTTCCATGGGACATCGGATTTTCAATTATGCGTATGTTTTGTCTACTGTACCTTACTCCATGTTTCGTTATTAAAAGTACTGATACCGTCTTAAGGTAttataattccattttttgggtCTTCCATTTGCTCCTAATCGTTTTGATGATTTATTCAGTTATCGTTTATAAAACTAGAAGtgcttatgaataa